The Alnus glutinosa chromosome 8, dhAlnGlut1.1, whole genome shotgun sequence DNA segment gaggctaAGTTGCCCATATTATTCTGGCCATTTGTTGGCtcattattttggtcattgacccatctttccctttcttttggcatttgaggtattcTTTAAAACTCATGCCAATTTCAACCCATAGTTGACTcactttctttggcccatagttgacccattttattttggcatttgtgaAGTGATATCATGCCTTTTTCGGCTCATAATTTGCTTATTTTCTTTGGCTCATAGATAGCCcaatctttctctttcttttggcatttgaagTATTCTCTAAAACCTATGCCCTCTTCAGTCCATAGTTGTCTcattttctttggcccatagatggctctatctttctctttcttttggcatttgaggtatttTCTAAAACACATGCTCTctttagcccatagttggcccattgATATTTAAGGCTCATCTTTACCGTCGCTGACTTCCTCCACTCATCGTCATAGACTGTCGTCGATCGTTGTCAtctccaaaagaagaagaagcatttattgcaaactcaagcttccagaATCTTCCACATTGAGTTTGAAGGGAGATGTTAGAAGATATAAAGagttagaatatatgaaaaatatagtatattttccatatattccatatttggttgatattgtaatattctctatttaagggattaattgtaatcaaatcatggtgattaccatatttgatgAGGATTTGATTATCATATTTGTACTcactctaaaccctataaataggaatttttgtattgtaaacgATCAAGTAAGATCAAACAAGATCAAGCAATAAAGAAGCACAATGTAGTCCATTATATTCTTccgctttctctctcttatgtaaaattctcttgtctcttttctattatttctacTATTTTCTCTTTAAGTTTTCCATCCTAGCTATTCTGTTTTCTTTCATGATATCATAGCAATACAAATTTTTCAGATATACTCAAAGTCCAAATAGTAAAGGGACCGTAGCGTGGCCCAATATTAGTCTAAATTAGGAGTAATTGTTTGGGGCGTTTATAGGACGAATCTCCCCTTCACAGCTAAAGTCATGGAGTTTCCGATCCACTCCCCCCAAAGGACCTTCTGGGTCATATCGAGACTTACAAGGCTCGCACGCTCTTCTAGAAACCCCATAAGAGCTTATGTGCGGAGCCTTTCCAACTACTTTGAAGGGACCTGCCCAACGGGGAGTTAgggaatttgccatgcatccaATTCTATTGACTTTTAGGAGGGGAATTTTTGTTtcggaaaaaaagaaataaatatatacatattggATTTTCGAAAGGTATCAATAAGCTAGGCCCATGATTGATTATGCTTCATGCTATGGATAAAATGTGCGGAAAGAGAAGTTGACACTTACATGATACaatcttttcattttcaatggGTCGATGTGGGACTCAATTTCAAATCCTTTTACGTAacattttaatcaaatattaaTAGATAACAAAAACCCACGCATATTTATAATCAAATTCAGCATGATTAAGGCTGCTCGTGGCTAATGGGGGGTGAGAGCGTAGCATTAAATAGATGGGGGCGGCAACAGATTAGTAGTGCCAGTGCCAAGTAATGAGAGTGGAGGACGAAGTTTCTTAAATGTCACGCATGGTACCCCCCCGTAGCTCACCGACACGGCTGTCCCTTTTCTTGCGAAACGCGCACGCCACCTCCGGGAAACGCAGCGAACCCATGCACACGGACGCCTttttcccacttttttttttttttggttggttatTGCGATTTGAGAGTGAAAGTGCTGCGCACGATTCTCCCTCTCGTCAACATGCTGCCAGACGCAGCGCACTATTATTACAGACAAATACAAATAGTCGCAATCGCAAATGGCTCCACACGGAGTTTTTTGGTAACccaatatttctttatttctttctatataataataaaaaaaattaataacgtttttcttcccttctaaagaaaaataaaacgaaataaaataaagttttgttACTAACTGAGTTGgagcataattcatatgatgcaaatgtgcatttttaatagaatatgtGATTTTCTCACATGTATTTTGAACACGtacattaatttaaattatttaatatgatgtgtttgaaagatttttttccAACACAATTTAGAGAAGAAAGTTGTCCGAAAAGAATTCCGTTCACACAATTAACTATGAGTTTATATTGTATTAATTTGTGAGTAAATATCGAGCTCTTGAGTTATCCAACACCCATATACCAATAATGTGGGTAATATGCCAACttgaccccttttttttttttttttcatgcagcTACAGCTTCAGCCGAGGTAGAATCAGAGATAAACGGAATGACTTTTGACATGGCTGCCACAAAACCTCCTCGTTCATCCCGCACCACTACCCCAATCCCCATCTGCCACAACCTCTCATCTATTGCTGCATCCTAGTTTGTTTTTAGCCAACCTACTGGAGGTCGTGTCCTCCCAAGTAATGGAGGGAAATGAGACGTAGTCGCTTGCTTCAGTCTTTCCTGGCCTTCCCGATAACCCACCAACTCGGCCCTGGCTTGGGAATGCAACTCTGGATATATACCAACTTTAACAGTTGAAAACATCTTAAGTGGCATAATTTAATATTGAATAATGATATATATTGCGTTCTTATTTTACATTCATTTTATTGTGCTTATGTGACAAtacctatcaatttttttttattattaaaaataataataataattattaatctAAGAACTGATGAAAAGTGTCACATTATTCCCAATGGATGAAGGTCTTgctctttaaaatttaatgtcgtaataaaagataaattatattaatttggaAGAAAAGATGTGAGCATATATAGTTAATCCTTTTTTGTTGGTACTTTTGGGGGGGATAATCTCTGGCCCTAAAGCTTGTGCGAGGCCTTGGCCAATCAATTCTTGGTTATATAGTCGGtccaaaaagggaaaaagaaaaagaaaaaggataggAATTTGTCGTGAAGAAATGGAGATGGATTGCTTCAGGTTCAATGCAAACAATGTTTgtctttatttgaaaaaaatgattaataccTAATACAGCAAGATCTACTCAAAGATGATCACCCTCTTTACGCAATACATCatggcttttcttttatttttctttttctaaaaaaataataataattcgggataaacttatatttttacaacaagcTGACTCATTAGTTATTCTCCGTGATAGTTGGCAATTGATTGAGGCGTGAATCTAAGTATtaacagttttttatttttttttcaaatggccGATGGCATGGACCATTTTAGACAAATAGCTTACTTTAAAgatctttaaattattttttgtaccTAAGAAGCAATTTGGTATAAGTGCAAACCACATATACTAAACAAGTAATATTTCCAAATTTTAAACCCAATTTCCAAATGCATTCGTATATTGCTGGGACtcttaaatatttcacattgtTTGCtcctaacaaaaattaaaatcagaGGGACGAGATTCATGCTCCgttttgtttcgacgtaaaatgattaaTCTCATTCctctgaattttaaattttcctCCTATCGTCAGTCGACACGCTGCCAGACCCAACGCACTATTATTATAGACAATAGTCGCAATCGCAAATGGCTCCACATGGAGTTTTTGGTAAAAGAAATATTGATTATTGAGTTTCttccttttcaaataaaaataaaacgaaataaataaagtttgttTGGTTACTAAATGAGTTGGAGCATAATGTATATGATTTAAATgggcatttttaatagaatatttgatttttttacatgcattttgGACGCATCAATTTAATAGGCTTTGTGTGTTAGAAGAATATTTTCCGAAACacaatttagaaaacaaatttGTCCAAAAAGAATTCCGTTCACACAATTAACTATAAGTTTATATTGTATTAATTTGTGAGTAAATATCGAGCTCTTGAGTTATCCCAACACCAAGATACTGTTAACATGGGTAACttgacaagtttttttttttttttttttacgtatccacacaagagggagaagggagattcaaactagtgacctctgtTGAACTACCTCTTAGACACATACCAACATGACAGTTAAAACCATCTTAAGTGGCGTAATTTAATATTGaataatgatatatattatgttattaTCTTACGTTCATTTTATTGGGCTTATGTGACAATCATAATACtcattgatttttaaatttttaatttttttcgaaaaaacaataattaatttaagagcTGGACAGTATCACATTACTTCCAATGGATGAAGGTCTTgctctttaaaatttaatgtcttaataaaagataaattatgttaatttgactattttggacAAATAACTTACTTTAAAGATGTTTAAAATACCTTTAGTACCTAAGGATGAATTTGGTATAAGAGCAAACCACATTGTCTAAATAAGTAATATTTCAACTGCATTCGTATATTGCTGGGAATCTTTAAATATATCACATTGCTTTTTGCTCCTAGAATCATAACATTATAGTAAGGGGGGTTAATTTCACATTGGGCTTTGACAGTTTATTATTATAGAGGCCCATTGTTAGAATCCTGGTTTAGAAAGCTGTCATTGATTTTCGCAACAGGGCTTGGACTCTCTTCGCTCTCCTGTCGTCTACTTTCACGGCTACTTCATGATTTTAGCCCATTTCTTTGCTACCAAGTGGACTGTATGAATGCAAACTCTTAATGGTTTTAAAAGCCTACTCTGTTTGGTCTTAGTCGCTTTAGGTATTTGGGCTGATTaggctattaaaaaaaattcaacttcattttaaatatatccttataaattcgaaaaaaaaacaatttttttttaaatcgaaaattaaaaaaaattgaaagattgaaagaaaaaatgattttttttttcttaaaaaacaattttttttaaaaaagaaaaagaaaaagaaaaatgaaaatccaagggggtggcccaaactaaaaattatataaaacaaaatcttaaaaaaaaaaaaaatgaaaaacattggttttaattttttttttcttttttcttttcttttcttttctttttaattttttttaaaaaataatttttgtttttatataattttaagaatatttataattttatgaaggatatttttgtcattgggggacattgacattatTTGGTAATTTAAGGGGTGACATTGACATAGCTGGTAATTTGAGAAGCATATTgacaattgggtggtagtttaagagggtatgtataccttttttttttttctttttctttttctttttcttattcttattcttattcttgGGAAAACTACATTTACTCCCTCAAATTAGTActcaatttgtaatgttttccTGAATTTAAAAAAGTTACAATGCACTCAAGTACTCAACCAATCTACTAAGCCCTTTCGATTATCCTATCTATGcggattttttgtaaaattttaatgGAGGAATCAAAAGTGACAAATTAACGAAAAATTGTAAGGGTAAAGGCTAAGAAAAAGGGCTTCATAGATTGGTaagaaaacattaatttcaatttaaaatagtagtttgagggtGTAAGTATTATTTTATCTCTCTTTGTTTACCATCTTCTCCAAGAGAGTAGTAATTCGTTTTCACTAGAACCTTTTTGTTTTAAGTGATGATTAAACGTTTCTATTTGCATTAATCGACCCTTGATTTCGATTTTGCTTTTGTTATTGTTGCCAACAAAAGTTAATGGGATGTTGATTATTGTGGGTTTTTATTACACTTATCGAGTTCTTCCAGTGGTGCTGTAATTAGAAACAGATTAAAACTCATGATCATCATGGTTCATGCATCGAAGGAACTATTTctcaaagaaaaattataaaaaataaacataatcaAAAGGAACccaaagagagaagagagagagagagagagagaagaaggatAAGTAATcaatgaaaagacaaaaaaaggtCTTTTCATTCCAACTTATATTTAGTCTAATCTACCGGCataaacaaatgcaaattaaaaataagcaaaTACCTCATActtacatacatatatatatatagacaaaatAGGGAAGCAACTGATAACTAGTACACCAACTTACCATATTATAAAGCATAAATACAAAGAAATAAAGcttgattttgtttatttgttaattgCACTGCCCATTATCAAGTTTGGGGATGTTTGTGCAAGGATCCGGGCTAGAAGGCGGTACTAGTCCGCGACCATCTGGAAATGAATCAGCCCCTCCCTCACCGCAAGCGTAATCAAGCGCAGCCTGCAACTTCTCCTTTgttttataaacaaaatttcaatacGTATCTTTCatgattttgaattaaaattaataaatatgcaaataaaaaaatgtcCACATTAagttcaaataattttaaatatacaaaataacaaaaaggtcgctaatttaatataaaattgatactaaattaaaaatattaaagtaaAAATGAATTAGATGTGATCGAGAGAATACGTACTAGGAGGTTGAGTGACCACATAAGCCGCACCACCAAAGTCACAAGAGCCAGCCCCACGAGAATTCTTCTGGTAATAGCTATTAAAAGCGTACGAAGCGTGGGCCACTATTGTATCAGGATTGTAACACGTGGAATCCGGCTGAATAGGACGGCAATCGACCCCTCCCTCACCGCAAGCGTAATCGAGCGCAGTCTGCAACTTCTCCTCCCCAACGTTCTCATTGGCCACGCACCACGCCTGACCCGACGGCACCGACGTCTCCGACATGTCGCCTGTGGCCGGAACCTGCTGGCTCTTGCTCACGTTTACCGGCGTTGACTGGCTACTCCCAATCTCCGCTTTTGTCAGTGGTATGTCATACACCTTCTGCTCACTGGGGTAAAACAGCCCGTAATTCCTCTCTGAGGTGAGACCCGATTTTTGATTCTCGTTGAACAAAGCAAATAGAAAAACGTTAAGTGGGTCCTGAGGTCTCAAAGGGGTCACACCACCGGTGAGCACCCTGCGCACCAAGTTACCGTTATACGACGCCGCATTGGCCTGGCTTGCACCGATTTCATTGGTATCGCCGACCGAGGGCCAGCCAGTCTCTGTGACCACTATTTTAACGTCGTCGTATCTGAGGGCTGAAAGAGCAGCGAAAACGGCGTCGAGTTGGGCATCGAACAAGTTGTTGTAACGTAACCCGTTACCCGAATCCACCACACCAGAGTTTTGCTTAAACAAAGTGTAGTCCAGGGAGATCTGGTCCGAGTTTGCAGTGTATGCGAAGAATGGGTACACGTTGACCATGAAGTACGACCCGGTTTGGCGCAGGAGGTCCAGCATGGGCTTGATAACGGGCTCAACTAGTTCGGCTTTGAAAGACCCGAAAGAAGATGGGTACGAGGATTGGAGCGCACTGAGAGCTACAGGCGACGAGATTTTGATGGCGGAGTCAAGCTTGTACTTGACGAGTGAGGCATGGATGTTTTTCATGGCGGGTACGAGGAACTTGGTCGTGTTGTTGGGGTCAGCGAAGACCTCGTTTCCCACGGCAATGGCTTCGATTTTGGTGGCGGGGTAGAACTTAGAGATGTTGGCGTCGACCCACTTGTCGGCGACCGATTGGTCAGCAGCGGTGGAGGAGAGGAACTCGTTGGGTAGCGCAACAGTGACGCTTATGTCCGAGTTTGCCAGCGCGGTGAGCACCTCTGAGCTGGTGTCGTACAGCTTGACTCGGTTGAGCCCCTGTGCTTTTAGAAGCTGCACCACTTTTGATGGCTCCGGTAGGTTGTTAGCGATCCGACAGTAGTTTATTCCGATCGAACCAGCCTCTGAAATCAAAAGAACCATTAGTTACAAATAATACATACAAACATGCACAGTTGGGTTCGATcgagaaagagaaataaagagagtaa contains these protein-coding regions:
- the LOC133876018 gene encoding glucan endo-1,3-beta-glucosidase 12-like codes for the protein MATLRFYYFLLLLSVLSAFAEAGSIGINYCRIANNLPEPSKVVQLLKAQGLNRVKLYDTSSEVLTALANSDISVTVALPNEFLSSTAADQSVADKWVDANISKFYPATKIEAIAVGNEVFADPNNTTKFLVPAMKNIHASLVKYKLDSAIKISSPVALSALQSSYPSSFGSFKAELVEPVIKPMLDLLRQTGSYFMVNVYPFFAYTANSDQISLDYTLFKQNSGVVDSGNGLRYNNLFDAQLDAVFAALSALRYDDVKIVVTETGWPSVGDTNEIGASQANAASYNGNLVRRVLTGGVTPLRPQDPLNVFLFALFNENQKSGLTSERNYGLFYPSEQKVYDIPLTKAEIGSSQSTPVNVSKSQQVPATGDMSETSVPSGQAWCVANENVGEEKLQTALDYACGEGGVDCRPIQPDSTCYNPDTIVAHASYAFNSYYQKNSRGAGSCDFGGAAYVVTQPPSTYSLDHI